The genomic window gtgtgtgtgtgtgtgtgtgtgtgtgtgtgtgtgtgtgtgtgtgtgtgtgtgtgtgtgtgtgtgtgtgtgtgtgtgtgtgtgtgtgtactgtgtgtgtgtatgtgtgacggagtgattgagtttgtgttactgtttgtcgatttcttacgtgagccttgaaggcttcgcctcttgttaagtatttgttttctttgtttctttgtcttcttacCGACTCTTAGAttgttcctttttacatttagtcaagttttgactaaatgttttaacatagagagggaatcgagacgagggtcgtggtgtatgtgtgtgtgtgtgtgtgtgtgtgggtgtgtgtgtgtgtgtgggtgtgtgggtgtgtgtgtgtgtgtgtgtgtgtgtgtgtgtgggtgtgtgtgtgtgtgtctgctcgtgtgtgtgtgtagagcgattcagactaaactactggaccgatcattatgaaattttacatgagagttcctgggtatgatatccccagacatttttttcattttttcgataaatgtcttttatgacgtcatatccggctttttgtaaaagttgaggtggcactgtcacaccttcatttttctatcaaattgattgaaattttggcctctctctctctctctctctctctctctctctctctctctctctctctctcttacacacacacacacgcgcgcacacgcacacacactcacacacacacacacacacacacacacacacacccacaatttCTCAGGCAGGCAGCTGTCAAATGACACTCCGCGTCTTTATGTAAAGTGTCCAGCAAACCGAATCTATCTTTGCAGCACAGGGCAGCGAAGCAGCGTGCACGCAGCAGGAGCTTTACCTCTTGTTGTCGTGTATCCTACCCTACAACGCTCAGTTCTTCGCCGCACTCGGGCAGGATTCCAGCATCCCCTGTAACCGTACCCTCATCACTGGCGACCTGTGCACGTAAGCATTAATGcaatacgataccgatacatgcacagttGGCAGcataatgttgttgctgttgttgttgttgttgatcacTGGCGACCAGTGCTCGTAAGCAATAATGAAATACGATACAGATACATGCACAGTTAGCGGCatactgttgtttttgttgttgttgttgtgttgttgttgttttaaagttttttcccatgttgttgttgttgttgttattgttgttgttgtagtagttgttgatattgctgctgctgctgctgctactgttgCCTAGCGTTGACCTCATGAGTAATTTTCTCCTGCTGATATGACgatgtcaccgagacaaacttcgttgTGGGAGATTTGTGTCGGTTTTTGAGAGACATGCAGGATGTCTTCTCGAactttgtttcgcttttgacTTCAGAGGTTTTCCTAGGGGATTAAGAAGAGACGTCTCtttgtacatttagtcaagttttgacgcgGCCCAGGTCCCGTCTTTGATAGTATAGCCCTGTCTCGAAACTAACGCGATAGTCGaacagagttgcgcccctggaacggcaggtagttccggtttgtgtttgcaaaatggAACCGCATGACAATCCGCCTTTCAACTTCTATACCCGCGTAGTTTGAACAGCAGACACAGTAACGTTTCCCTCCACCACTAATCTTCTTCTCtcgttcagccattttggacgtaaacaaaacaaccggaactacccGCCGACAGCGTCGTGGGCTCTGGCAGGGACGGACAACTcttatcactttcgttttgagacAATGCTATAGTACTGGCTTTTCTGACGAGCCCTTGTTTGTTGGCAGGGACTAGTTCTTGCACATCTTTACTTCAATCACAGAATATATTCAATTTAAAATTAATTTGGTGGAATTACAATTATCTTTGTTTCACTCTCCCAGGTCTTTCACGGAAATCGTGCCGTGCGTCAACGGCAAGCAGGTTTCTGACGTTACCTGTAGACCAGGTGCAGTTGGCCAGGTCAATGCAGTTTTGGGTAAGTGACGTCATATTAATTTTCGTTGTGACGGATGATGTAATACTAGTTTGTTATATCTCTTGTCAtgtattttctgtttataacaagACACTTGACGCATATCTCAACAGTATTTTTGTCAATTGGACCTCGTtaaaaatacaaacaacatttatatatatatcgaTCCATTATAGTTGGACACTTTTCTTTTAGGGTCTCGGCAAGTCGGACTCTGAcgactcaatcaatcaatcaatcaatcagccaATCACGTTATTAATTAATCAATGAAATTATAAAGTAAGTATGTTCTAAAAATgtgtcttttctttgaatacaCGATTTGTTCACGTGTATGCAAGCGTGCAAGctaggtgtgtgtgcgtgtgtgtgtgtgtgtgtgtgtgtgtgtgcgtgtgtgtgtgtgtgagtgtgtgtgtgtgtgcgtgcgtgtgtgtgcgtgtgtgtgtgtgcgtgcgttcgtgtgtgtgtgtgtgtgtgtgtatgcttgtgcgtgcgtgcgtgcgtgcgtgtgtgagtctgtgtgtttgtgcgtgcgtgcgttagtgttcgtgtttgtgtgtgtgttacattatACGTTTATATGCGTCTTCCTTCATTCAGAAATCCCCTGCAAAGTGGAGGACTTTGAAGCCGTGTGCACCAGTTCGCCTGCCATCAACAGAGGTaatacacacataaaaaaaagtgtgtttacggtatcccgaccgaccctatttttttcgcgcgacccaagacttttttttggcatttttaaatctttgttttttggcaaaataactgaaaaatatggttttttcaagaaaaaaaaagaaaagaaaaaaaatcccgacctaccgaccctattttgtttgcctatgttaccgtaaacagactaattttttttgttggcctaagagACAGTGAATAAGACTAATGTGTGTGATCTAAAATATCGCTCCGCAATATTAATTACACACGGGTGTGAAAGGCCACActtcactgacacacactctctctatctccgtTTTctatctcttttttctctcttttcgtTCTCTCACTCTGTGTGGTTGCGTGTAACTAACTAGCCAGATAGTAACCAAGCAAGACTGAGTCACACAGTAACAAGAAAACGTGTTCTTTCAATCTAAACTAAAGAGTCCCGCTTGTTACCAGTTTTGAACGAAAAGTATATTCAAAAGTcgaacacttcagtttagagtgttgtttgtttgcttgtttgtttgtttgtttgtatgactACTACGCAGCCTCTTTTTTCAAATCAGGCAGTGGTAGCGGAAGCACGACCTTCAACGGGTAGCGACGCTGATTGCTGCAGTTACTTCCCGGCTTGGGTGGAGATAAACCGGAACAAGCGGTTCACCTTCATCCCGCTTTCCATCGCCGGAGAAAAACTTCCTCTTCGGTGCTTCACCTTTGGTCTTGTTAGAATGAGGTCAAATCCCAGTTATCTCAAATGTATAAAAATAGACTGACGCAGTTTGAATATCTATTCTGTTGAATCTATTGGCCTTAGTTGGCACTTGATCTATTTATCTCTCTAATATTCTCATTGCCCCATTCTCTATATGATACTAGTTCCTTCCAGAGTCTCCGGCTTTTATAACACGCAGAAACCTGATTTTCTTTTACtatctatctttttttttttaatttttttttacagttgtTTGTCTGTTAGTAtgattgatttttgttgttgattcttTTGCGGTTTTGGGAGAGCAAGATAGGGAATGAAAGATGGGATGATCCGAAATATGAATTCCATTCGTCCATTCCGTTGATATTCTTTtccaattttgtgtgtgtggctaaCACGAGTCATTTATGCACATATATTCAACTTCGGGATGTTGTTACTACTAAAACCAAgatcaaatgtgaccctccaccacggaatgagtcgcatgtcacctttgcatgattttcatatttttacattttcctaaagagtttttgtatgctctatccagtggtgaaaaccgttttataAAAAAGCGAAAACTGTATAAGTTTTTTtatgagttataagcctgtgactaaggtgaccctcacattgTTACCAGTCACTcccggacttacattaagcctagcgcagaaccacgcgaggtgacatgcgactcatttcgtggtcgAGGGTCACAAATTCACGCTTCACTGTCAGTTTAGAGGCAGTGATGGTTGTTTAAAATACAAAGTGCCTTTGTTGATGTATTCCTTTTGTATTAAATACTTGGATCTGTTTTCTGTATCCTTTTGAATGAATTGTACACTATGACCATTGATAATGAAGAGATTAAACGGTTTTGTAAATCTGTGTTTATGTTTCACTTGTATGAAGCAGTTCCTTGTGACAGTACTGTAACTCACacctaacatacacacacacactcacacataagatacacacacacacacacacacacacacacacacacactcacacatacgcatacgcacacgcacacacacacaaacacacattagataggcacacgcacacatcttGGAACCtcccaccccaacacacactcaaacatacTCACAAATTAGATAGCCAAACAGACATTTCAAACCAActtaaacacacgcacgcacacacacacacacacacacacacacacacacacacacacacacacaccgtaaagtccctagcaaacgcccagtatctagcaaacgcccaccccccacttttggccaaaagttgtgcagaggggtcaatACCTAgcaaacccccaccccccacttttggccaaaagttgtgcagaggggtcaatacctagcaaacgcccacccctgtttaattaaagaaaacaagttttaggACAGTCGGCCTCCTATATCTACGATTGGTGCACACTGTTcaatggttctcctttttttgggttggggagggggggggggataaaattACGTCATGTCCCACAGTGAAGTCGTTCAGTGACGTTTTTTAATGAGTGTTTAACACTTCTCTATGTTCAGCAATGCCGAAGCACAAATCCTTTACAGTGACATACGGTCGTACAAACTAAAAGCCTTTAAAATATGTTGAAAACGAAGCTGCAGACAATGTTTCGGTATGTGCCCGCGAGTTTTCTTCCAGAAGAAGCTGAGAGTGGAGACGACAGTGAAGACGATGATGTTGACTTCGAAGGACTATAATGagccagggacctatatttaggtctaatataggtctatgaatGAGCCCACGATCATCAACCCTACCAGATctccaaacaagagaagaaactgtgtttgtgctgacgttAGTCCGAGAATGAGAAGAATCaaggtcacttgtgttctttatacatttagtcaagttttgactaaatgttttaacatagagggggaatcgagacgagggtcgtggtgtatgtgtgtgtgtgtgtgtctgtgtgtctgtctgtctgtctgtctgtgcgtgtgtgtgtgtgtgtagagcgattcagactaaactactggaccgatctttatgaaatttgacatgagagttcctgggaatgatatccccggacgttttttcattttttcgataaacacctttgatgacgtcatatccggctttttgtaaaagtccagccttcgtcgaagattgcttggccaaaatgtcaatcaatttgattgaaaaatgagggtgtgacagtgctgcctcaacttttacaaaatgccggatatgacgtcatcaaagacttttatcgaaaaaattaaaaaaacatccggggatatcattcccaggaactctcatgtaaaatttcataaagatcggtccagtagtttggtctgaatcgctctacacacacacgcgcacagacagacacacacacacacacacacatacaccacgaccctcgtctcgattccccctctacgttaaaacatttagtcaaaacttgactaaatgtaaaaagatgatTTGGTTACAATCAAAgctcagggcggggatgtagctcagtcggtagcgcgctggatttgtatccacttggccgctgtcagcgtgagttcgtccccacgttcggcgagagatttatttctcagagtcaactttgtgtgcagactctcctcggtgtccgaacacccccgtgtgtacacgcaagcacaagaccaagtgcgcacgaaaaagatcctgtaatccatgtcagagttcggtgggttatagaaacacaaaaatacccagcatgcttcctccgaaagcggcgtatggctgcctaaatggcggggtaaaaacggtcatacacgtaaaagccgtgggagtttcagcccatgaacgaacaaacacaaTCAAAGCTTGCTTTCGTGGAGGGACTGAACGTGGGCAAAGCGAGTGATGTGTTCCGTGTCAAATACACACTGATATTTGATATCTCCTAGCGGGATTAAGCAGGGTTTAGGTGTAGATTGGACAGTAAATAAACTGTCCGAACTACCTGCTACATTCAAAGGTATATGAATGAGTCTAGCTTGTGCCACAGGTTCTTAAATCTGTTCGGTGAAAGCGGTCATGGTCCATTAACTCTGAAGGGAGTGAACTGCAAAATTGTGCAGTAtgctctgcaacacatgtaacccaaattcaacatgtgcccgtacaataccacttcttttatgaaaacattgcttcggccatgttgattt from Littorina saxatilis isolate snail1 linkage group LG4, US_GU_Lsax_2.0, whole genome shotgun sequence includes these protein-coding regions:
- the LOC138963974 gene encoding uncharacterized protein codes for the protein MASSARNILLCACFVLSLAAQGSEAACTQQELYLLLSCILPYNAQFFAALGQDSSIPCNRTLITGDLCTSFTEIVPCVNGKQVSDVTCRPGAVGQVNAVLEIPCKVEDFEAVCTSSPAINRGSGSGSTTFNG